In the Chroococcidiopsis sp. SAG 2025 genome, one interval contains:
- a CDS encoding MarR family transcriptional regulator — translation MVSSRSIPNRETIEQLAQQFPEVDIASVATCLAFLDTTADVYTALETHFARHSLSVGKFTLLMQLFVAGQQGLTPSDFAERAGVTRATITGLLDGLEREKLVQRQPYPGDRRMLTIHLTEKGRELVSNLLPEHFCRTTSMMSQLTDLEKKTLIELLGKLRSGTAAMREP, via the coding sequence ATGGTTTCCTCCCGCAGCATACCCAACCGCGAGACGATCGAGCAGCTGGCTCAACAATTTCCAGAAGTTGATATTGCTTCAGTCGCAACCTGTTTGGCTTTTCTCGATACTACTGCTGATGTTTATACTGCCCTAGAAACTCATTTTGCCCGTCACAGCTTATCTGTGGGCAAGTTTACCCTACTAATGCAATTGTTTGTGGCTGGGCAACAGGGACTTACACCTTCGGATTTTGCCGAACGTGCGGGTGTCACTCGTGCAACTATTACCGGACTGTTAGATGGATTAGAACGGGAAAAATTAGTGCAGCGCCAACCCTATCCAGGCGATCGCCGAATGCTAACGATCCATCTGACTGAAAAGGGGCGAGAACTCGTCTCAAATCTCCTCCCAGAGCATTTTTGCCGCACGACCAGCATGATGTCTCAGTTGACGGATCTAGAAAAAAAGACATTGATCGAGTTACTCGGTAAACTGCGTTCTGGTACTGCTGCAATGCGCGAACCATAA
- a CDS encoding eIF2A-related protein, producing the protein MLNSQQQVQSFGDIALGDGNVFTINQILQVTASAIQTRPLNSTSPYRGLKKFEVNNKDIFFGRDRLIANLISIVSQSNFILLLGASGSGKSSLVRAGIIPQLAERLGAKFRDFTFTPDRNPFESFRISLISKGYRQSEVETAFDNFKLPLNQGIHALKEDDSQWLIFIDQFEELFTLCQDLEKRKKFIDNLIAIAKSNRQSVKIILAMRADFLDRFSPYPNLGKIAQQNIHLVTDMYPDELRQAIEQPAAHHGVIFEAGLVEEIIRDIQGQAGSLPLLQYTLDLLWQHEDISDRTLNIKTYRELGGVRGALQIHVDCIYQHLQPQEQLAAKQIFLRLIDLTATEKEVNIVGKAVSRRAHLTEFDNQLVQSILERLIDSNLLVTNRQEQSTVEIAHEILINSWSTLKEWIEDSKETIAIRNRLSEDAQRWQDAGTPPDELWSGSKLQRVEELRQQQEFDRLGGLTGLENQFIDVSIAERDRRLREAETRRKRQLIAVSGTSIIFAGLALLAGVQWHQAERQRAILWLRERANQATNLLHVNPVAGVTSAIALTGESIDRFSDRYAQILPQIRSSLRDAIAVPTERNALRGHQGAVWVAAFSPDGQIIASGSIDRTIRLWDKSGKPVGQPLQGHQQGIFSIAFSPDGQYIVSGSADGTVWLWDKSGQAIGQPFQGHVNHVKSVAFSPDGKYIVSGGDDGTVRLWDLQGNSVGQPIQTRQGQVWSVAFSPDGQYIASGGTDNTIRLWDKQGNPRNQPFRGHQDQVFAVAFSPDGKAIASGSADNTIRLWDLRGNAIGQSFTGHEDFVRAVTFSPDGKYILSGSDDKTIRLWDLKGNQIGQPLIGHEYYLYSVGFSPDRETIISSSEDGTVRLWNRADFESDRTLTGHQDKVLAVAMSPDGQYVASGSADKTIQLWDKSGNPLAQLQGHQGAVNSIVISPDGQYIASSSDDRTVRLWDKQGNAIAPPFQGHAGDVFSVAISPDGQLIISGSADGTIRLWDKQGNAIAPPFQGHEGGVFSVAISPDGQQIISGGNDKTIRVWDLKGNPIGQPWRRHPDEVHSVAFSPDGKYVVSASRDRTVRLWDRQGNAIGQPFLGHGSLVTSVAFSPNGEYIVSGSRDRTVRLWDLQGNAIGQPMQKHEASVTSIAISPDGQHIVSGSWDKTVQLWHGGSFSTWLKTACNKLQAHSILTASATETAKIASKTCQTKL; encoded by the coding sequence ATGTTAAACAGTCAACAGCAAGTACAAAGCTTCGGTGATATTGCATTGGGAGATGGGAATGTCTTTACAATTAACCAAATCCTTCAAGTCACTGCTTCTGCAATTCAAACTCGTCCTCTCAATTCAACTTCGCCTTATCGGGGACTGAAAAAATTTGAAGTTAATAATAAAGATATTTTCTTCGGTCGCGATCGCCTCATTGCCAATTTAATTTCAATCGTCAGCCAAAGTAATTTTATCCTACTTTTGGGGGCATCTGGAAGTGGCAAGTCATCCTTAGTTCGGGCTGGAATTATCCCTCAGCTTGCTGAAAGGTTAGGTGCTAAATTTCGCGACTTTACATTTACGCCTGACAGAAACCCTTTTGAGTCTTTTCGGATTAGTTTGATTAGCAAAGGCTATAGACAATCCGAAGTAGAAACTGCTTTTGATAATTTTAAGTTACCACTCAATCAGGGTATTCACGCTTTGAAAGAGGATGATTCGCAGTGGCTCATATTTATCGACCAATTTGAAGAACTTTTTACCTTATGTCAAGATTTAGAAAAACGCAAAAAATTTATTGATAATTTAATTGCTATTGCTAAGTCGAATCGGCAATCTGTCAAAATTATCTTAGCAATGCGAGCAGATTTTTTAGATCGTTTTAGTCCCTATCCAAACTTAGGTAAAATTGCGCAGCAGAATATTCATCTCGTCACTGATATGTATCCAGACGAGTTGAGACAGGCGATAGAACAACCTGCTGCCCATCATGGTGTTATTTTTGAAGCTGGATTAGTAGAAGAAATTATTCGAGATATTCAAGGACAAGCTGGTTCTTTACCTTTATTACAATATACTTTAGATTTACTTTGGCAACATGAAGATATTTCAGACCGTACTTTAAACATTAAAACCTATCGAGAACTAGGCGGCGTGCGTGGTGCATTACAAATTCATGTCGATTGCATTTATCAGCATTTACAACCACAAGAGCAACTTGCAGCAAAACAAATCTTTCTGAGATTAATCGATTTAACCGCAACAGAAAAAGAAGTCAATATAGTGGGAAAAGCTGTCAGTCGTCGCGCTCATCTGACTGAATTTGATAATCAATTGGTTCAAAGTATTTTAGAGCGATTAATTGACAGCAACTTATTAGTTACCAATCGTCAAGAACAATCGACTGTAGAAATTGCTCACGAAATTTTAATTAACTCTTGGTCAACTCTGAAAGAATGGATCGAAGATAGTAAAGAAACGATCGCCATTCGCAATCGATTATCAGAAGATGCCCAACGCTGGCAAGATGCAGGCACACCGCCAGACGAACTCTGGAGTGGTTCCAAGTTGCAACGAGTGGAAGAACTACGACAACAGCAAGAATTCGATCGCCTGGGTGGGTTAACTGGGTTAGAAAATCAATTTATCGATGTTAGTATAGCCGAACGCGATCGCCGTCTTCGGGAAGCAGAAACACGCAGAAAGCGACAACTCATAGCAGTTTCCGGCACGTCAATTATTTTTGCCGGACTCGCACTTTTGGCAGGCGTGCAATGGCATCAAGCCGAACGACAGAGAGCAATTTTATGGTTGCGCGAACGAGCAAATCAAGCCACCAACCTGCTACACGTTAATCCAGTAGCAGGAGTAACGAGTGCGATCGCCCTCACTGGTGAAAGTATAGACCGATTTAGCGATCGCTACGCGCAGATTTTACCCCAAATACGTTCTAGTTTACGGGATGCGATCGCCGTACCGACAGAACGCAATGCCCTCAGAGGACATCAGGGTGCTGTTTGGGTAGCTGCTTTTAGCCCTGATGGTCAAATTATAGCTAGTGGTAGTATTGATAGAACGATACGACTGTGGGACAAATCTGGAAAGCCCGTCGGTCAACCCTTGCAAGGACACCAGCAAGGCATTTTCTCCATTGCTTTTAGCCCTGACGGACAGTATATAGTTAGTGGTAGCGCCGATGGTACAGTATGGTTGTGGGATAAATCTGGTCAGGCGATCGGTCAACCATTTCAAGGTCATGTTAATCACGTCAAATCAGTTGCCTTTAGCCCTGATGGAAAATATATAGTTAGCGGTGGCGATGATGGCACAGTCAGATTATGGGATTTACAAGGCAATTCTGTAGGTCAGCCAATTCAAACACGACAAGGGCAAGTTTGGTCAGTCGCCTTCAGTCCAGACGGACAATATATTGCTAGCGGTGGTACTGACAACACGATTAGGTTGTGGGACAAACAAGGAAATCCACGCAACCAGCCCTTTCGGGGTCATCAAGACCAGGTGTTTGCAGTTGCCTTCAGTCCCGACGGAAAAGCAATTGCAAGTGGTAGTGCTGATAATACAATTCGATTATGGGATCTCAGGGGCAATGCGATCGGTCAATCCTTCACCGGACACGAAGATTTTGTCCGTGCAGTCACTTTTAGCCCCGATGGAAAGTATATTTTGAGTGGCAGCGATGATAAAACAATTCGATTGTGGGATCTCAAAGGAAATCAAATCGGTCAACCTCTGATCGGACACGAATATTATCTTTACTCAGTTGGCTTTAGCCCTGATAGAGAAACAATTATTAGTAGCAGTGAAGATGGTACGGTGCGCTTGTGGAATCGAGCCGATTTTGAAAGCGATCGCACTCTGACGGGACACCAGGATAAAGTCTTAGCTGTAGCTATGAGTCCCGATGGGCAGTACGTTGCTAGTGGTAGTGCTGACAAGACAATTCAGTTGTGGGATAAATCTGGAAATCCTCTGGCTCAGTTACAAGGTCATCAAGGTGCTGTAAACTCAATTGTTATTAGCCCTGACGGACAATATATCGCCAGTAGTAGCGACGATCGCACGGTACGATTGTGGGATAAACAGGGTAATGCGATCGCGCCTCCCTTCCAAGGACATGCAGGTGATGTATTCTCGGTCGCCATCAGTCCTGATGGGCAATTGATTATTAGTGGTAGTGCAGACGGCACAATTCGATTGTGGGATAAACAGGGTAATGCGATCGCGCCTCCCTTCCAAGGACATGAAGGTGGCGTATTCTCAGTTGCCATCAGTCCTGATGGACAACAGATTATCAGCGGTGGTAACGACAAAACAATTCGCGTGTGGGATCTAAAGGGCAATCCTATCGGTCAACCCTGGCGCAGACATCCAGATGAAGTCCACTCAGTTGCTTTTAGTCCTGATGGAAAATATGTCGTTAGCGCTAGCCGCGATCGCACGGTACGTTTGTGGGATCGCCAAGGCAACGCGATCGGTCAGCCTTTTTTAGGGCATGGTAGTCTCGTTACATCCGTTGCATTCAGCCCAAATGGAGAATATATCGTTAGTGGTAGTCGCGATCGCACGGTAAGACTGTGGGATTTGCAAGGCAATGCGATCGGTCAACCGATGCAAAAACATGAAGCTTCTGTCACCTCAATTGCAATTAGCCCCGACGGGCAACATATTGTCAGCGGGAGTTGGGACAAAACAGTACAATTATGGCATGGTGGTAGTTTCTCAACTTGGTTGAAAACAGCTTGCAACAAACTACAAGCACATTCCATTCTCACTGCGTCTGCCACAGAAACAGCTAAGATAGCCAGCAAAACCTGTCAAACTAAGTTGTAA
- a CDS encoding alpha-amylase family glycosyl hydrolase: MATIQFTYCTGLRREIFANVRLTGSWDSNGRYSEQWTTIPMQQSIGEDGCPCLTTIVELDDSQVGWLFRWSVILDSPAGADWWGIATEINDGNSSDRYRSFTLQPDSGKPQPERYYLTHSRLLGAQKYYTEAPQPAIQFAVWSPNAQNVEVVFGGASGYIGDDGSGIDSSRSTLALSRQNNGIWQTNIANSALANFANFDHLPYMYRITKQDGRVEYKTDLYSRCQMGQGNINPNGAAYTGDYRDLDGSVSCSVVVDPDRVLMQPGDSITSSSQEFTSEAEFWQNEFNPNRPLPRRVEDLVIYELHIGALGYGTNRPGNFADAIQLLPYLVDLGVNAVELLPMSEFRDEENWGYETSHYFALEYSAGGRDQLKHFVRECHRNGIAVIMDVVYNHYSPDAGRAQWAYDSDIPEQNIYYWYEGNSSNYFYTDGRHFPEGGYVDNMSTGFSPRFHEEMVRKMFISSAATLLEEFHVDGFRVDQTTSMHSYNVLHADGRPLGNVNVFGAKFLREWCRTLKLIRPDVMLMAEDHSDWDRVTESTENGGLGFDAAWYSSFYHNLVGDASAGREYAKLIPTAGYGDNDPLAMDYFAGALAASGSHKVVYHESHDEAGNSYYDEGGYRVESRRTIVAAVNSAPLIGDTRRFAEARCHFACGVTMLSAGTPMFLMGEEIGAQKAYRYRGFMDNREDLLGERQTNGQQLFRFYQDIIRLRLDNSGLRSHNIDIIHAHNANRVIAFRRWDNSQEFLIVASLNNNPFGSGYAIESSRLGNGSWREIFNSDAEPYGGNSVGNLGGSITSNNGWINVVIPANGFVVLQRV; the protein is encoded by the coding sequence ATGGCTACCATTCAGTTTACATATTGCACGGGATTAAGAAGAGAGATTTTTGCCAACGTCCGTTTAACTGGTAGCTGGGACAGCAACGGACGCTATTCGGAGCAGTGGACGACTATCCCCATGCAACAATCTATTGGTGAAGATGGCTGTCCCTGCTTGACAACGATCGTTGAGTTAGATGATTCGCAGGTTGGCTGGTTATTCCGTTGGAGTGTAATTCTAGATAGTCCAGCAGGCGCAGATTGGTGGGGCATCGCCACTGAGATTAATGACGGCAATTCGAGCGATCGCTACCGCAGTTTTACACTACAACCTGATAGCGGGAAACCGCAACCAGAACGCTATTACCTCACGCACTCGCGTCTTCTAGGAGCGCAAAAATACTATACCGAGGCTCCCCAGCCAGCGATTCAATTTGCCGTTTGGTCGCCTAACGCTCAAAATGTAGAAGTGGTTTTTGGTGGCGCTAGTGGTTATATAGGTGATGACGGTTCCGGTATCGACTCCTCTCGCAGTACGTTGGCTTTATCCCGACAAAACAATGGCATTTGGCAGACAAATATTGCTAATTCTGCCCTCGCTAATTTCGCCAATTTTGACCATCTGCCCTACATGTATCGGATTACGAAACAGGATGGCAGGGTGGAGTACAAAACAGATTTATATTCCCGCTGCCAAATGGGTCAAGGGAATATAAACCCCAACGGCGCAGCTTATACTGGCGATTACCGCGACCTTGATGGTTCGGTGAGTTGTTCGGTAGTTGTCGATCCCGATCGCGTTTTGATGCAACCTGGAGATAGCATTACGTCATCTTCACAAGAATTTACCTCTGAGGCAGAGTTTTGGCAAAACGAATTTAATCCCAATCGTCCCCTTCCCCGTCGCGTTGAAGATCTCGTTATCTACGAACTGCACATTGGTGCGTTGGGATACGGTACGAATCGACCTGGTAATTTTGCCGATGCTATACAACTACTACCCTACTTAGTCGATTTGGGTGTCAATGCAGTTGAATTGCTGCCCATGTCTGAATTTAGAGACGAAGAAAATTGGGGTTACGAAACATCCCACTACTTTGCTTTAGAATACAGCGCGGGTGGTCGCGACCAACTGAAGCATTTCGTCCGCGAGTGCCATCGTAACGGCATTGCCGTAATTATGGATGTCGTCTACAACCACTACTCTCCAGATGCCGGACGCGCGCAATGGGCTTATGATTCAGACATTCCCGAACAAAACATTTATTACTGGTACGAGGGTAACTCTAGCAACTATTTCTACACCGATGGCAGGCACTTCCCAGAAGGCGGATATGTAGACAACATGTCTACTGGTTTCTCTCCCCGCTTTCATGAGGAGATGGTGCGGAAGATGTTTATCAGCAGTGCTGCGACTTTATTAGAAGAGTTTCATGTTGACGGTTTCCGCGTCGATCAAACAACTTCGATGCACTCATATAACGTACTACACGCCGATGGTAGACCGTTAGGAAACGTTAATGTTTTTGGGGCTAAATTCCTGCGAGAATGGTGTCGGACGCTGAAACTGATCCGCCCAGATGTGATGTTGATGGCGGAGGATCATTCTGATTGGGATCGAGTTACCGAGTCAACTGAAAATGGTGGTTTGGGGTTTGATGCGGCTTGGTATTCCAGTTTTTACCATAATTTAGTCGGCGATGCCAGCGCCGGAAGAGAATATGCCAAACTCATTCCCACGGCTGGTTATGGTGACAACGATCCGCTAGCAATGGATTACTTTGCAGGCGCGTTAGCAGCATCTGGCAGTCACAAAGTTGTTTACCACGAATCCCACGACGAAGCAGGTAACTCATATTATGACGAAGGTGGTTATCGCGTTGAATCTCGGCGCACGATTGTAGCGGCGGTGAACTCTGCACCTTTAATTGGCGACACGCGGCGCTTTGCTGAGGCACGCTGTCACTTTGCTTGTGGCGTGACAATGCTGAGTGCGGGTACGCCAATGTTTCTCATGGGTGAAGAAATTGGGGCGCAAAAAGCCTACAGATACCGTGGCTTCATGGACAACCGCGAAGATTTGCTAGGCGAACGGCAAACTAACGGACAGCAATTGTTTCGATTTTATCAGGATATTATCCGACTGCGACTCGACAATTCAGGATTGCGATCGCACAATATCGATATTATCCATGCCCACAATGCTAACCGAGTTATTGCATTTAGACGCTGGGACAACTCTCAAGAATTTCTAATTGTCGCTAGTCTCAACAATAATCCTTTTGGTTCGGGATATGCGATCGAATCTTCTCGTCTTGGAAATGGTTCTTGGCGCGAGATTTTTAACAGCGATGCCGAACCTTATGGGGGAAATAGTGTCGGCAACTTAGGCGGCTCTATTACTTCTAATAACGGTTGGATTAATGTTGTCATTCCAGCAAACGGATTTGTCGTTTTGCAACGAGTTTAG
- a CDS encoding aldo/keto reductase translates to MQTRTLGNNGPHVSALGLGLMGMSDFYGPADEAESISTIHDALAAGITLLDTGDFYGSGHNEMLLREALKGRRREDVFIAVKFGAMRSPNGGFIGVDCRPVAVKNFLAYTLKRLGTDYIDLYQPARIDHTVPIEETVGAIAEMVEAGYVRHIGLSEAGAETLRRAQAVHPISWLQIEYSLLSRGIEAEILPTARELGIAITAYGVLSRGLLSGHWSKERSETARDFRAHLPRFKGANLDCNLALVEALRAIAHEKGATVAQVAIAWALAQGSDIIPLVGARRRDRLAEALGALEIELSVADLARIEKAVPTTAVAGGRYDAGQMAMLDSERKT, encoded by the coding sequence ATGCAGACACGCACTCTCGGTAACAACGGTCCACATGTCTCTGCTCTGGGTTTAGGGCTGATGGGGATGTCAGACTTCTACGGTCCCGCTGACGAAGCTGAAAGCATCTCCACCATACACGATGCTCTTGCCGCTGGGATTACGTTATTGGATACAGGAGACTTCTACGGATCGGGTCACAATGAGATGCTCCTGCGCGAAGCCTTGAAAGGTCGCAGGCGTGAAGATGTCTTTATCGCCGTCAAATTCGGGGCGATGCGATCGCCTAACGGTGGGTTTATTGGCGTTGATTGCCGCCCCGTTGCTGTGAAAAACTTCCTTGCCTACACGCTCAAACGGCTGGGAACCGACTACATCGATCTTTACCAACCAGCGCGGATAGACCATACAGTGCCGATCGAAGAGACAGTCGGCGCGATCGCCGAAATGGTTGAAGCGGGCTACGTCCGCCATATCGGGCTTTCAGAAGCAGGAGCCGAAACCCTGCGCCGCGCCCAAGCCGTTCACCCGATTAGCTGGCTGCAAATTGAATATTCGCTCCTCAGTCGCGGTATTGAAGCTGAGATTCTGCCTACAGCCCGCGAACTCGGCATCGCAATTACTGCCTATGGAGTCCTGTCGCGCGGTCTTTTGAGCGGTCACTGGTCGAAAGAACGATCCGAAACAGCCCGCGACTTCCGCGCCCACCTGCCCCGCTTTAAAGGCGCAAACCTAGATTGCAACCTCGCTCTCGTCGAGGCGCTACGGGCGATCGCCCACGAGAAAGGGGCGACAGTGGCTCAAGTCGCGATCGCCTGGGCTTTAGCGCAAGGATCGGACATTATTCCCCTAGTTGGGGCGCGTCGGCGCGATCGCCTTGCTGAGGCACTGGGCGCGTTGGAAATAGAGCTGTCTGTGGCAGATCTTGCCCGGATTGAAAAGGCAGTACCAACAACTGCGGTGGCGGGCGGTCGCTACGATGCTGGGCAGATGGCTATGCTCGACAGCGAAAGAAAAACATAA
- a CDS encoding alpha/beta hydrolase translates to MYIGRDWSIDHNQRAKVNNAELRYALVGSGEPVLCIHGTNIADSLITPLQFYPQLFEKYQFISYYRAGYNGSTLEKDSLSIEEGAEHAKQLLEHLGIEKAHILAFSFGGVIGFQFMLSYPEMVHSAILLEPYLPREAPEAVEANVNAFNRAMDLFKAGDRLGAAQRYMVDVCGHSFLSAVDMTNPIDVWDRVAVDANIAFTIDFPAISNWGFRMSEADRLVEKKPTMPVLAAMGLDSEAAMPGFRETQQFLIDWLPQAERCGIMNATHGMQSMNPVEVGQAALAFLQKHSMV, encoded by the coding sequence ATGTATATCGGTCGCGATTGGTCAATCGATCATAACCAACGGGCAAAAGTCAATAATGCCGAACTTAGATATGCTTTAGTGGGAAGTGGCGAACCCGTACTGTGCATTCATGGTACGAATATTGCTGACAGCCTGATTACACCGCTACAGTTTTATCCCCAGCTGTTTGAAAAATACCAGTTTATTAGCTACTACAGAGCTGGCTACAACGGCAGCACGTTAGAGAAAGATAGTTTGAGCATTGAGGAAGGTGCAGAACACGCTAAACAATTACTGGAGCATTTAGGGATTGAAAAAGCTCACATTCTGGCTTTTTCCTTTGGTGGCGTAATTGGCTTCCAGTTCATGCTTTCCTATCCTGAGATGGTGCATTCTGCCATCCTGCTCGAACCATACTTGCCGAGAGAAGCACCAGAGGCAGTTGAAGCAAACGTGAATGCCTTTAATCGAGCGATGGATCTGTTTAAAGCTGGCGATCGCCTGGGTGCTGCTCAGCGCTACATGGTGGATGTCTGCGGACACAGTTTTCTGAGTGCTGTCGATATGACAAATCCAATTGACGTGTGGGACAGAGTTGCCGTTGATGCCAATATCGCTTTCACAATTGATTTCCCGGCAATTTCCAATTGGGGATTCAGAATGTCAGAGGCAGATCGGCTAGTCGAGAAAAAACCAACTATGCCAGTTTTAGCGGCGATGGGATTGGACAGTGAAGCTGCGATGCCTGGTTTTCGCGAAACGCAGCAGTTTCTGATCGACTGGCTACCGCAAGCCGAACGATGCGGCATCATGAATGCAACTCACGGGATGCAAAGCATGAATCCCGTAGAAGTCGGACAAGCTGCCCTGGCTTTTCTCCAGAAGCACTCAATGGTTTAA
- a CDS encoding alpha/beta fold hydrolase produces MPEQSQTEIFDLGDFQLSTGFILSNAKLAYKTHGKLNAAKDNAILFPHFLGGAPEALEIYIGEDRPLDPRKYFIILPGLLGNGVSSSPSNTAAPFDRGAFPQTHIADDVIAQHRLVTEKFGIDELYLVLGWSVGALQTYEWAVRFPHMVKRAASIAGAPKPSPWTLLWLRTAIEEPILADPAWNNGFYTDPQAVQAGLRRQAHVMALTLPPLGFYREGEEVWRTIGFASMDDFVSRFWEAFMLPQDPNNLVNQSRKTRAADPSAGGDLSAALSRIKAQMFVVAFTGDRMFPPEECKRDAERIPNAKYWEVNSIGGHLTTFSLTEQDRQAMDDVLRQVLTA; encoded by the coding sequence ATGCCAGAACAATCACAAACAGAAATTTTCGATTTAGGCGATTTTCAACTATCAACTGGATTTATCCTGTCTAATGCCAAATTAGCGTATAAAACCCACGGTAAATTGAACGCAGCTAAAGACAATGCGATTCTGTTTCCACATTTTTTGGGCGGAGCGCCAGAAGCTCTAGAAATCTATATTGGCGAAGATCGTCCGCTCGACCCGCGCAAATACTTTATCATCTTACCTGGGCTATTAGGTAACGGTGTTTCTTCCTCGCCCAGCAACACAGCTGCACCCTTCGATCGCGGTGCTTTCCCGCAAACTCATATTGCTGATGATGTTATCGCTCAGCATCGGCTCGTAACGGAAAAATTCGGCATCGACGAATTGTATTTGGTACTCGGCTGGTCTGTAGGTGCGCTGCAAACTTATGAGTGGGCGGTTCGCTTTCCCCACATGGTCAAGCGTGCTGCTTCGATCGCGGGCGCTCCCAAGCCTTCCCCGTGGACTCTTTTGTGGTTGCGAACGGCGATTGAGGAGCCGATCTTAGCCGATCCCGCTTGGAACAACGGCTTCTACACCGATCCCCAAGCCGTACAAGCCGGATTGCGCCGTCAAGCACACGTCATGGCGCTGACACTACCACCCCTGGGATTCTACCGTGAAGGCGAAGAAGTCTGGCGGACAATTGGCTTTGCTTCTATGGATGATTTCGTCTCTCGCTTCTGGGAAGCCTTTATGCTGCCCCAAGATCCCAATAATTTAGTGAATCAATCGCGCAAGACCCGCGCCGCTGACCCCAGTGCTGGTGGCGATCTATCTGCTGCACTCAGCCGCATTAAAGCACAGATGTTTGTGGTTGCTTTCACTGGCGATCGCATGTTTCCGCCGGAAGAATGCAAGCGCGATGCCGAAAGGATTCCCAACGCTAAATACTGGGAAGTTAACAGCATCGGTGGTCACTTGACAACATTCTCCCTGACCGAGCAAGACAGACAGGCAATGGATGATGTGCTGCGGCAAGTGCTAACAGCTTAA